A part of Vespula pensylvanica isolate Volc-1 chromosome 20, ASM1446617v1, whole genome shotgun sequence genomic DNA contains:
- the LOC122635946 gene encoding zinc finger SWIM domain-containing protein 7-like codes for MASDNESSIGKDFTPNPYSVKYDEIVDRLLKESVEDFEKSGKFSDKILLSLYNVFGEVFERALELHEEGRITHISSSAPVAKGSCYHRNNARWLLQVKGFSGSIYTLFPEINFCTCLSFRSQVLNDRVIFTCKHVLAGWLATVDRGKLSYQQITSKQFQDFLLYQSFCNHADA; via the exons atGGCTTCCGATAACGAATCGTCGATAGGAAAAGACTTTACACCTAACCCGTACAGTGTAAAATATGACGAAATCGTCGATCGTCTGTTGAAGGAATCGGTCGAAGACTTCGAAAAGAGCGGCAAAT TTTCAGATAAGATACTACTAAGTCTATACAATGTTTTTGGTGAAGTTTTCGAAAGGGCATTAGAATTACACGAAGAAGGACGTATAACGCACATCTCTTCGTCTGCACCGGTTGCTAAAGGAAGCTGCTACCACAGGAACAATGCTCGTTGGTTGTTGCAAGTAAAAGGTTTTTCGGGATCTATATATACGCTTTTTCCCGAGATAAATTTTTGTACTTGCCTTTCGTTCAg GAGTCAGGTATTAAACGACAGGGTGATATTTACCTGTAAGCACGTCTTAGCCGGTTGGTTAGCCACAGTCGATAGAGGGAAATTATCTTATCAGCAAATTACGTCGAAACAgtttcaagattttttattgtatcaaTCTTTTTGCAATCATGCTGACGCCTGA
- the LOC122635941 gene encoding cell cycle checkpoint protein RAD1-like isoform X2 — protein MLTPDVDDYKLIAKLGSLKTIVNLLKALNFKESATCFATENGLKITVEDAKCMQASAYIPGVIFVEFNLKEDLMFKINLSILVECLCMFWSNINTTGSNVALELFYKGIGNPLSILIEENGIITDCSLKTQNPEELLDFHLEPENVLNKVVLQTELLKDILYELDPTSEVIELLLSPEAPFFRISTNGLAGICHIELPHDGELVDNFQCTTVATTSYRFAHIKPAMKALSYANKVSLRTDDCGLLCFQYMVKTTEEGHMCYIEYYISPVVDMK, from the exons ATGCTGACGCCTGACGTCGATGACTACAAATTGATTGCAAAATTGGGTAGTCTTAAAACGATAGTCAATCTACTGAAGGCGTTAAATTTCAAAGAG AGCGCCACGTGCTTTGCCACAGAAAATGGATTGAAAATAACGGTGGAAGATGCCAAGTGTATGCAAGCAAGCGCTTATATTCCAGGAGTTATTTTTGTAGAATTCAATTTAAAGGAGGATTTAatgttcaaaataaatttaagcATTCTCGTCGAATGTCTTTGTATGTTTTGgagtaatataaatacaacgGGGAGTAACGTTGCCTTAGAACTGTTTTATAAG GGCATTGGTAATCCGTTGAGCATACTCATAGAAGAAAACGGCATTATAACGGATTGTTCGTTGAAAACTCAAAATCCAGAGGAATTACTGGATTTTCATTTAGAACCAGAAAACGTTTTAAACAAAGTTGTGTTACAAACGGAATTATTAAAGGATATTTTATACGAGCTTGATCCGACCAGTGAAGTTATAGAG CTATTGTTGTCTCCCGAAGCACCATTCTTCAGAATAAGTACCAATGGATTAGCCGGTATATGTCACATCGAACTACCTCACGATGGAGAACTCGTAGACAATTTTCAATGTACTACAGTGGCTACGACCAGTTATAGATTTGCACACATTAAGCCAGCTATGAAAGCATTGTCTTACGCTAATAAAGTGTCCTTAAGAACCGACGATTGCGGATTACTATGTTTTCAATACATGGTAAAAACAACCGAGGAGGGCCATATGtgttatatcgaatattac atTTCTCCGGTAGTAGatatgaaatag
- the LOC122635941 gene encoding cell cycle checkpoint protein RAD1-like isoform X1: protein MLTPDVDDYKLIAKLGSLKTIVNLLKALNFKESATCFATENGLKITVEDAKCMQASAYIPGVIFVEFNLKEDLMFKINLSILVECLCMFWSNINTTGSNVALELFYKGIGNPLSILIEENGIITDCSLKTQNPEELLDFHLEPENVLNKVVLQTELLKDILYELDPTSEVIELLLSPEAPFFRISTNGLAGICHIELPHDGELVDNFQCTTVATTSYRFAHIKPAMKALSYANKVSLRTDDCGLLCFQYMVKTTEEGHMCYIEYYVRFINSLTIDYG from the exons ATGCTGACGCCTGACGTCGATGACTACAAATTGATTGCAAAATTGGGTAGTCTTAAAACGATAGTCAATCTACTGAAGGCGTTAAATTTCAAAGAG AGCGCCACGTGCTTTGCCACAGAAAATGGATTGAAAATAACGGTGGAAGATGCCAAGTGTATGCAAGCAAGCGCTTATATTCCAGGAGTTATTTTTGTAGAATTCAATTTAAAGGAGGATTTAatgttcaaaataaatttaagcATTCTCGTCGAATGTCTTTGTATGTTTTGgagtaatataaatacaacgGGGAGTAACGTTGCCTTAGAACTGTTTTATAAG GGCATTGGTAATCCGTTGAGCATACTCATAGAAGAAAACGGCATTATAACGGATTGTTCGTTGAAAACTCAAAATCCAGAGGAATTACTGGATTTTCATTTAGAACCAGAAAACGTTTTAAACAAAGTTGTGTTACAAACGGAATTATTAAAGGATATTTTATACGAGCTTGATCCGACCAGTGAAGTTATAGAG CTATTGTTGTCTCCCGAAGCACCATTCTTCAGAATAAGTACCAATGGATTAGCCGGTATATGTCACATCGAACTACCTCACGATGGAGAACTCGTAGACAATTTTCAATGTACTACAGTGGCTACGACCAGTTATAGATTTGCACACATTAAGCCAGCTATGAAAGCATTGTCTTACGCTAATAAAGTGTCCTTAAGAACCGACGATTGCGGATTACTATGTTTTCAATACATGGTAAAAACAACCGAGGAGGGCCATATGtgttatatcgaatattacgTAAGATTTATTAATAGCTTAACGATAGATTATGGATAA
- the LOC122635947 gene encoding probable fatty acid-binding protein: protein MPGEDFLGKKYKLSNSENFDDFMKALGVSLVTRKMGASVNPVVELTENDGTYILKTNSPFKSSEIKFKLGEEFEEETPDGRKVKSVCTLEGNKLLHVQKGEKETTIEREFMPTEMKAVMKVDDIVCTRVYTIQN, encoded by the exons ATGCCCGGCGAAGATTTCCTTGGAAAAAAGTACAAGCTCTCCAACAGCGAGAATTTCGATGATTTCATGAAGGCTCTAG GTGTAAGTCTGGTAACGAGGAAAATGGGTGCCAGCGTGAATCCGGTCGTTGAACTTACGGAAAACGACGGCACGTATATTTTGAAAACTAACAGCCCTTTTAAAAGCTCCGAAATTAAGTTCAAACTCGGCGAGGAATTTGAAGAAGAGACGCCCGATGGTAGGAAGGTGAAGAGCGTTTGCACTTTGGAAGGCAACAAGCTGTTGCACGTACAGAagggtgaaaaagaaacaacgatcgagagagaatTCATGCCGACGGAAATGAAAGCG gtGATGAAGGTCGACGATATAGTCTGTACAAGAGTGTACACCATTCAGAACTAA
- the LOC122635942 gene encoding uncharacterized protein LOC122635942, translating into MFDTERFIEEIEKRPAIYDVNRSEYNDRNAKMSAWEEVCQVMVPNWTRLSDEERNMEEKSLRGKWRNIRDYFMKEFKLQLQKSLKPDSVRRKRKKYMYYDQLLFLMPTVENKLRITNTAGNQCKSEESEGEGDNPVIEESDVPLAHAVPSLTTGREYVQTGASFKMCPRYPKQLCETSLTSFDNEIHDILSSHSGQRVAIDEEDYDKMFLLSLLPTIRQIPEEKKLDVRIQMQQVLASALRPPDDK; encoded by the exons ATGTTCGACACGGAAAGATTTATCGAGGAGATCGAGAAAAGGCCGGCGATCTACGATGTGAATCGTAGCGAGTACAACGACCGTAACGCCAAGATGAGCGCGTGGGAAGAGGTTTGTCAGGTGATGGTACCGAACTGGACGCGTTTGTcggacgaagagagaaacatgGAAG aaaagagCTTGCGAGGGAAGTGGAGAAATATACGCGACTATTTCATGAAAGAGTTCAAACTGCAGCTACAGAAGTCCCTGAAACCGGATTCGGTACGCCGGAAGCGGAAAAAGTACATGTACTACGATCAACTGCTTTTTCTCATGCCCACCGTTGAAAACAAGCTACG GATTACGAATACCGCGGGAAATCAATGCAAATCTGAGGAAAGCGAAGGCGAAGGCGACAATCCGGTTATAGAGGAGTCCGACGTTCCACTGGCCCACGCTGTTCCGTCTCTAACGACCGGCAGGGAATACGTGCAAACCGGTGCTTCCTTCAAAATGTGTCCACGTTATCCGAAGCAATTGTGCGAAACGTCTTTGACGTCCTTCGATAACGAGATTCACGATATCCTATCGTCGCACAGCGGTCAACGGGTAGCGATCGACGAGGAAGATTACGACAAAATGTTTCTCTTGTCTCTGTTACCGACCATCAGGCAAATACCCGAGGAGAAAAAGTTGGACGTTCGAATACAAATGCAGCAAGTATTGGCTTCGGCTCTGCGTCCGCCGGACGATAAATAA